One region of Salvelinus namaycush isolate Seneca chromosome 3, SaNama_1.0, whole genome shotgun sequence genomic DNA includes:
- the LOC120033301 gene encoding protein yippee-like 3 — MVKLTKAKTFQAYLDSCHRRYSCVHCRAHLANHDDLISKSFQGSQGRAYLFNSVVNVGCGPAEERLLLTGLHAVADIYCESCHTTLGWKYEQAFELSQKYKEGKFIIELSHMIKDNGWD; from the exons ATGGTGAAGCTGACAAAGGCTAAGACGTTTCAAGCGTACCTAGACTCGTGCCACCGCAGGTACAGCTGTGTTCACTGCCGAGCACACCTGGCCAACCATGATGACCTCATATCCAAG TCTTTTCAGGGTAGCCAGGGTCGTGCCTACCTCTTCAACTCTGT GGTGAATGTGGGCTGTGGTCCTGCCGAGGAGAGGCTGCTACTCACTGGGCTCCACGCTGTGGCAGACATCTACTGTGAGAGCTGCCACACCACACTGGGCTGGAAATAC GAGCAGGCCTTTGAGTTGAGTCAGAAGTACAAGGAGGGGAAGTTCATCATTGAGCTGTCCCACATGATAAAGGACAACGGCTGGGACTGA